The DNA window GGGTAGCATACGTCGGTGTGCGTACCCGATCTTCTCCTCTCCGCGCCACGGCGGCGATAACCGATCGAAAAGGGTGTTCAAGCACGTCAGGAAGTCCGCTACGGACTCCTGTTCTCCCTGAGTTCGTCGCATGATTTCGTCGCGGATTGCGAACTGGAAATCTGGGTCTCCAAAACGCGTGCGCCACGCGGCTTTAAACGCGGTCCATGTATGCAAGCGTTCCCGTTTTCCGCGAAACCAGTGGAGCGCGATACCCGACAGAAAGAAGGGGAGACATCGTAAAATGTCTTCGTCCGCGACCGGAATGAGTTCACGGCCCTCCCCGATACGCAGCAAAAACGTTTCGGCGTCCTCTCCGCGAGTGCCCGAAAACTTTAAATTCCATTTTCGCATGATATTATAAACGGTGGTCGCGGAGTTACCGCCTGTATCGGGAGAGGCTCTATGCGCGTCATTCAGAAGGACGCTTGAGGGACCAAGGCGCGAACGCGCGTCTATTCCCGCGGATGGGCTATCCGGGTGGACGTCCCTGGTCGGAACGTCGAGATATTCGGCGTCGACAATAGGGTTCAATTCGGCGTCAGCCATTCGGTTTGACTCGACGTCCGTCACGCGGTGTGACCCGGACGCTCGGGAGTCCCCGCCACGACGCTCGACCGCCAACAAACGCAACAAGCGGAGTGCCAACTCGGGGTCGGATCCGTCGGTAGGCAATTCGCGTCGACTCAGCTCGGCGACCCGTTGCTCGCGCGTAGCGTGGAGAATCCACTCGTCGCTAAGCACGGTTGAGTCCATTTTGGCCACTCGAAAGATAACACGCGACGTACCGACGAATAGTCGCAGTCGCGACGCTATTTATCCCTCAACGCGACTACGAAATTCCGATCTCAACTCTCCGCCAATTACTATTGCCTCAATGACTTCACCAATACGCGAACCTAACACGAAATCCTGTTTCCGCGAGAAACCGACGAAATACCGCCGTGCTCccgaaaggaagaaaaatgtCGCAAAATCGTTAGACCGAATTACTCACTAAATCAGGAAATTCATTCGCCAGAGCTTTCCGTTCTTAAATCCAAGTAGAATAACACGCGAACAATAACACACGAACGATAATACACGCGAAAGGAATGCGAGGGTAACGGGAAATAGGCAAACAGTTTTTCTGACGCGATCGTCCGCTCGATGTAAACACCGAATTCCGATGTTATCGCGATCGCGCTTTCACCAAATTCCGACGCGTTACACGGCACCGAATACTATCTCCGATTCGCCGATTAACCCAcccaaatacatttatttcaataatcaaattccaaataatatttcacacaaAGCTGAAAGAAAGAGGTTCGACAAAACATAATATGGCACAACACAAATAATATCGCAATcagaaatatatcatatataatatcgcaTCAAAACATGGAATAAGGAAAGGATTAATTCTTTATTCCGACAAACACAAGGAAACGTAATCAGCAAGTAATCCGCGAGACTCTTGTCACCCGCACGAAAATATCGTAGCACCGTACCGAGCCCTTTACGTGCCTTTCGGCGATCTTTCGGCAGCCCCACGTTGGGCGCCAAAGTCCAACAGACTCGTACGACAGGTAGACATCGGCGGCGAACACAAAACGCTGACGTGTGAAAGTGACGTGTTAAAGTGACGAGTCAATTAACTGTCTCTGCCGATATTAGCAGAATGAACGAGGAATACGCCGAGTATCGGTGCTCGGCATGTAAGAAGCCGATAAAAACGGAGGTGATAGCATGCAAGTCCTGTGCTAAGCTTTTCTACCATCCAGGTTGTGTGTCTAAGCACAAAATTTATGATAGAAACCGCGATTTGGTGTCGTGTCCTGGCCCATTCGAGAAGTTAATTATTAGTGATGGTGATAAAGTAgctgatataaataaagcagTGGCAGCAGCAGGAAGAGCAACGGCACCCGCAAAAATGAGTCCGGCGCCAGGCAGCGGGAATAAAGTAGCAGCCGCGAGTGGAACAGGGGatattgatagaaaaatagattGGCTTGTAAAAACagtgaaagaattaaaagatgaGGCAGCATGTAAAAAGGAGATCAAGtcaatgataaaagaaatagtcCGTGAGGAGATGAGAGGCATTAAACAGGAAATAGaagaattgagaaaaatattgacgCAAGGGGCATATGGATCGTCAGGTGGAGCGACAAGAAAATATAGCGATGTGAttaaagaaaggaaggaagaaaatatcttgattataaaatcaaaagtaCAACAAGCGAGTGAAATTAcgaagaaaacaattaaagataaaattgatataaccAAGATGGAAATAGGAATTACCAAATTAAGAAAGGGAGGTAAAGGGACAGTGATCTTAGGATGTGAGtcgaaagaagagaaggataAGCTAAAGGCGACGGTACAAGCGGCAATGGGCGAGGAGGTCAAAGTCTCTGAGCCACAGAAAAGGAAaccaaagattaaaataattaatgttggtGGTGAAGAAATGAAAATGGAGGATGATGAACTGATAGATACAATCAAGAAGCAGAACAGAATTGGCGAAGAATCCTGTATGCACCTAGTGAAGAAAATGTTAAGAGGAAAAAATAAGGATACTGAGCAAGGATCCGTAATAATTGAAGTGGATGAAAGCACTCATAATTCACTAATAAAcagaggaaaaataaatttaggatGGCGAAAGTGtcctatatttaattatattagtgtTAGAAGATGTTTTAAATGCTGGGGCTATTACCATATTACCAAGAATTGCACGAGACAGGAAACATGCTATAAATGTGCAGGAAATCATAAGGCGAATAAATGTACGACGGCAAAGAAGAGGTGTGTAAACTGTACCGTTAAGAATCAGACGTACAACTTGGAGATAAATGTTGAACACGAGGCGCTAGATTCGGAATGTCCGACATTTAAGAAAGTAttggaggaagaaaaaaaagagccgGCTGGGAAGATGCAAAATAGCAACCACAGGGAGAAGCGGAATTACTCTGGTATACGAATGCGCAAAGCTTCTTGGCGCATAAGGACGAAATTCAACATCAGATTATGAAGAGGGTGAATCCTGTGATTCTAGCGTTATCCGAGACTAGATTGACTGTAGAAATTGAGGATAGTGAGGTCAATGTACCGGGGTATAGTATAGTTAGATGTGATGCTGAAAATAGAAACACAGGAGGAGTACTGTTATATGTTAgggatgatattaaatttaaaatagttgataagaaaaagatagtgTCAAATTGTTGGTGCGTGGTGGtagaaataagagagaatttgTATAAAGGTATGATAGCAGTAGTGTATCATTCGCCGAGTGCGTCAAATGGCGATTTCGTGAGATTTTTGGAAGATACGGttgaagatttaataataaagtatgacTGTATAGTGATAGGGGactttaatatagatataatggtAGATTCATTTTacacaaagaaattattaatagtaatgCAAAACCTAGGGATGAGGCAATACGTTGATTGTCCAACGAGAGTTACAAAAGATAGTCGAACGatgatagatttaattttttcgaataaagaaataaaggtaCAAGTGAATGAGAAACCTAAAATAACGGACCATGCATggttaaaagtaaaatttaatataaataaaaagataaataaatataaagaatttagaggCAGGGACtatagtaattttaatgtagATGAATTTCTTAGAATAATAGAAGAAAGAACTGAGCAAGGTCAAGGGCTAGATATAAGCATAAAGGCGGAGAGATTTGTTAATAGTATAGTAAGTGTATTGGATACTGTAGCACCtaagaaaaagtttaagaTTCCGAAAATATGGGAAGGGAAAATGTGGTATTCAGATGAAATTAGAATGGCAGCAGATAGAAGGGATGAGGCTCAgagtagggtagaccggggacaaaagtaacattttgagtttaagattttataacagttaaaatataatatctacgtAAAAAAGACCTGTACCTTTAgatgtagaatttatttgactacaaaattttcttgtgctgAATTCAGTAATGTAActaggaaaaaagttattattgtttaaagaatatgaGGAATACTGTTACAACCGTCCCAACCCCCgggacaattgtaacagcAGAGGGGAATGATTGTACCACATcatctataaacaaaataatggttATTTAGTAGGTTTGTGTAATCAATCTTacgaattttctataaaaaatgcaactttaatgataaaataatttgttacatgacaatatcagtatttttacattatagcaaacaaaaacaaataatactgttttctcaactaaaagattatttataatcatatatatttaaagggtTAGGTTAAGTTGAAGTTGTCCCCGAGCAACGGGGACAATTGTAACGCTACAACTGTTCCCAGGCATTgatgttacaattgtcccctaatgatattttatgattcgaagtaaattttttacataaatatctggATGAAAGTCAATCGTATTATGCAAATCATCAACATAAATAATcactaaaacatataaaaataaaaccttataCCTTCggcataaagaaagaaaaatatttcagattttatgcacgtaagaaaacttacttcaggaaggaaaaaagtaacttcttCTCCTGCACACGTGCACGTTTCGCGAGGGGCGGCAATGAACTAAGGAACAAATGCCGCTCTATCTAGCGGATCTCGCCTTGCGGTCATACACACGTACATTttatagtttaagaaatattcacaATGTTACAACTGTACcctgttacttttgtccccggtctaccctagaGCAATAAGCTCAGGTAAAGAACAGGACTAGGAATTTTtcaagaatgaaagaaatgcaGTAGTTAAACTTATTAGggcaaaaaagaaagactATTATGAGAATATGATAGATAATTATGAGAATATGTAGGAGTGATCCTACAAAAATGTGGAaaactttaaaagaattaattaattaaaggtgAGCAAAGAGGTTCAGAGAACATCGATAATgtagattttgaaatattagaagacATAGAAGAATGCAATATagctgataaatttaatatatattatgtaaaaagtattagCAACATTGTGCAATCTATTAGTAATAAGGGGATAGAAGACACAGGTAGGAGACCTATTTATGTAATTGAGAATAAGGgaattatggaaaattttgagCCAATTAGTGCAAGTGATTTGGAACAAATTGTTAGGGAACTACCACGAAAGAACGGAACAGAGGAAGGGATAAATAGTGATATACTGAAAATGGTGCTACCTGTGATAAAAGATGAGTTTGTAGGAGTAATAAATGATTCGCTTAGGACAGGTAAATTTCCAGAAGGATGGAAAACATCCACGATAATACCGATACCAAAGGTAAACAAACCAAAAAAAGCGAGCGAGTATAGACCGATTAATATGTTACcgatatatgaaaaagtattagagttagttgtaaaaaaacagttgaaaaaatttctagaaaacaatgaaataataaccGAATACCAATCGGGATTTAGGAAACAGCAGTCGTGTGAGACAGCAATTCAAAGTTTTATCGAAGAATGGAAGTTGATAATTGAGGGGAAAAAATGGTGGGGGTGTTATTCCTGGATCTCAGGAGAGCGTTTGAGACAATAGATAGGGTAAGATtagtggaaaaattatatcagtatGGAATAAAAGAAGTGGTACTGGAATGGATAATATCGTATTTAAGTAACAGAAAGCAGCAagttaaattcaataatatatgttctaaaataattgagacAGTATATGACGTGCCACAGGGATCAGTATTAGGACctctattgtttattttgtatataaatgatatagttAAAGTCTGTCCGGAGGGaagtatatttagattatttgcaGATGACACGACCGCAAGTGTAACAGGAGAAAGTTGTgaggaattagaaataaaactaaatatggTGCTCGGTATACTTGAAGAATGGATGAAtgtgaatatgttaaaaatgaatgcagATAAGACCAAATATATGATAGTTAGAAGTataaggaaagaaataaaaacagacatAATAGTAAAAAGTCTGGATGGAACTATAATTGAGCGTGTCGAGATAACGAAACATCTGGGTGTAATGATCGATAGTAAACTCCGTTGGGAGAATCACTgtgattatatgttaaaaaaaatagggaaAAAAGTGAGTTTTCTGAATAGAATAGGAAATGATATATCGGCGTACACTCGATGTACTGTGTATAAGTCTATCATAGCGCCTCACTTTGAATATTGCGCAACGATGTTAGTAGGCATGGGTGAAACGCAACTGAATCGACTGCAAGTAGCACAAAACCGTGCCATGAGAGTCATATTGCAATGCTCGCAATATACAAAGGTAGATTTGATGCTGCAAACCCTTAAGTTTATGAATGTAAGACAGAGGCTAATgtacaatgtatgtatttttatttttaagatagtaAGAGGCATAATGCCAAAACACTTAAGTAATAGGATAGAAATAGTAGGAGATGTGAGTGGACGGCTAACGAGGCAGGCTGAGAATATTAGAATTCAATATCGCAGGACGAGAAGCGCACTGAAAAGTCTATTTGATGAAGGTTTGAATATGTACAACGCCCTACCGATAGAAATTAAGCAATGCGAAAGAATTGTACCATTTAAACGTAGGTTAAGAGAATATATTGTACCTCATGTAgaggaatttttttaaggatattatatgtaaaaaatagccgAGAAGgctaataaatatcaatcaatcaatcaatcaatcaatcaatcaatcaatcaatcaatcaatcaatcaatcaatcaatcaatcaatcaatcatcaatcaatcaatcatcatcaatcaatcaatcaatcaatcatcaatcatcaatcaatcaatcaatcatcatcaatcaatc is part of the Temnothorax longispinosus isolate EJ_2023e chromosome 12, Tlon_JGU_v1, whole genome shotgun sequence genome and encodes:
- the LOC139822979 gene encoding uncharacterized protein, whose amino-acid sequence is MNEEYAEYRCSACKKPIKTEVIACKSCAKLFYHPGCVSKHKIYDRNRDLVSCPGPFEKLIISDGDKVADINKAVAAAGRATAPAKMSPAPGSGNKVAAASGTGDIDRKIDWLVKTVKELKDEAACKKEIKSMIKEIVREEMRGIKQEIEELRKILTQGAYGSSGGATRKYSDVIKERKEENILIIKSKVQQASEITKKTIKDKIDITKMEIGITKLRKGGKGTVILGCESKEEKDKLKATVQAAMGEEVKVSEPQKRKPKIKIINVGGEEMKMEDDELIDTIKKQNRIGEESCMHLVKKMLRGKNKDTEQGSVIIEVDESTHNSLINRGKINLGWRKCPIFNYISVRRCFKCWGYYHITKNCTRQETCYKCAGNHKANKCTTAKKRCVNCTVKNQTYNLEINVEHEALDSECPTFKKVLEEEKKEPAGKMQNSNHREKRNYSGIRMRKASWRIRTKFNIRL